AACAAAACGACAGATATGTCAGTCATGCGTGATGGTGGAGCCCTTGATTATTGCCGTCTTAATGACATCACGATTCAGGCGTGGTCTCCACTTCAGTATGGAATGTTTAAGGGTATGTTTATTGATAACCCTGAATTCCCAGAGATGAATAAGGTTCTTGGTGAGTTGGCAAATCAATATGGAGTGACAAAGGCGGCAATAGCAATTGCATGGATCCTTCGTCATCCAGCTAAGATGCAGGTAATAGCAGGAACTATGAATCCGGTACATTTAACGGAAATGACTGAGGCATGCAGAATAGACCTGACACATGAAGAATGGTACAAGCTATATCTGTCATCTGGTAAATTCTTGCCGTAAGGAGATGGATGAGATTTATGAAGATAACAGTTATATGGTCAAGTCCCAATAAAGATGGGTTAACGAATACGGCAGCCAGACAAATTATGAAAGGATTAATTGGTGCGGGTGCAGACATCCATGAGATATGGAGTGTCTTCATCAAATGGAAGAGGCATTAACTCATATGGGAATGAGAGCATATGACAGAATCCCCATAGTCAGATATAATAAGGAATATATGTTGCCTGCATTAGAAAAGGCAGGTGAGGTATATTACGATAGATTATCCAATGGTTTTGATATGTATTATTAGTGATCAACTGGTACACAGATGCGAGGATGACAGTATTCCTGATAGCGTGGTACAGGACGATCGGATGCTGTTATTCTCATAATTTAAGGAGGGCTACAGGTGAGTAGTTCATTAGCGCATAGAAAAGCTGTGAAAAAAATACGTTTTATCGATATTGAAGGAAATGCTCTATCTAATACTTTGGTACATGTAAAATTGGTGAACCATCAGTTTTTATTTGGTTGCGGATCATTTGATTCCCTTCCGGCTACATCGGAAGCGGATATGGGACAAAGTAATGTTAATCATGATATGAAAATGCCAGAGAAAAGCTTTTTCGAAGATAGGGTGAATAAGTGGTTAGAAGTATTTAATTTCGGAACGCTTCCGTTTTACTGGGGACGATTTGAACCGAAAGAAGGAGAGATCCTTACAGACAGCAGAATGCGGGCAGCAAAAATGTTGCAAAAGAATCATGTGAAGGTGAAAGGTCATCCATTATGCTGGCATACGGCATGTGCAGACTGGTTGATGGATTATGACAACGCGACCATTTTACAGAAGCAATTAGATCGCATTTATCGTGATGTTACGGCATTTCGTGGTGTAATAGATATATGGGATGTAATCAATGAGGTAGTGATTATGCCCGTTTATGACAGATATGATAATGCGATTACTCGTATATGTAAGGAGCTTGGTCGAGTTCGACTTGTTAAGGAAGTATTTGATGCCGCAAAGAGCGCGAATCCGGATGCAACTCTTCTGATTAATGATTTCAACCTGTCAGAAAGTTATCGAATCCTAATCGATGGATGTCTGAATGCAGGGGTGCCTATTACTTCAATCGGTATCCAGACTCATCAACACCAGGGATACATGGGACGAGAAAAGCTTGAGGATATTCTTGAGAGATTCTCAGTATTCGGACTTCCTCTTCATTTTACGGAGAATACACTAATATCAGGTGATCTAATGCCCAAAGATATAGTGGATTTAAATGACTATCAGGTTGATGAATGGCCTTCAACACCGGAAGGAGAGGAAAGACAGAAGAAGGAATGGTCTGAAATGTATCATATCTTGTTTGAACATCCTTTGGTAGAAGCTGTCACCGGATGGGATTTCGCAGATGGTGCATGGCTTGGAGCTCCAAGTGGACTTATTCGTAAAGATAATACAATAAAACCAGTCTATCATGAGTTGAAGCGTCTGATCCACGAGGAATGGAATACAGAAGGTGATTTACGAACAGACGAAAATGGAAATGTCATTCTCAATGGCTTTAAAGGAGAATATGAAATTACACTTAAGGGTAGGATGGTTAATTTTACTCTTGATGGTAATGGAGATTCAAAGGATGATGTGATTGAGATTACGGTATAGCATGATATTGCTAGACGCCTATATTGATTATTATGGTATGATGGATTAGTGGAGGAGCTGTTTCGTATAGTGGCAGTTATTTATCACAGAACATGAGGTGCAAATGCATTCTCTGAGTCAATGATTTCTTGGATCAAAGGTATAGTTTCGAAGAACAGAAACACTTTGTTTTGTCGGTGATGAGAAAGCTAATCAGATGGATGAGGACTTCCTGACTGCATTGGAATACGGTATATCGACGACAGGTGGAATTGGATTTGGAATAGTCCTTTTGTAATGCTATTAACAGATTTTCAGACGATTAGAGATGTGTTATAGAGCGAATGGAGAAAATCAAAAAACCGCATTTGGGAAAGAGGTTTTTAAGCAAGACGAGATGTCGTTGCTTGGATTTTTAGTACCAAAATCAGGTAGTGGACCAGTTATGCTTTCTCAATTTAAAACGTTGCATTCAGATAGGGCCAGCAATTTTGAAGGTGAGATTATTCAGTTTTTGAAGGAAGGTAAGACAGTAATCCTGGATCTTGGAAATGCAAACGACGGTATCAGAAAGTATTTTTCTGATTTGCTATCTGAAGCAGTATTTAGAGAGCAGGAGAGTAAGTTTATAAGCAATAGTTTAGGAGATACATACATCGAATTATACTTTGAAGAGGCACATAACTTGTTTCCACCAACCACAAAAGATAATCAGGATGTTTATTCAAGATTTGCAAAAGAAGGTGCGAAGTTCCATATAGGAATGGTGTATTCAACCCAGTCTCCGTCAACAATTAGTAAAGAATTATTGGTTCAGACAGAAAACTTCTTTGTGGGACATCTGGCTTCGATTGATGAGACAAAGGCTTTGACACATACACAGATTGCATTTTCGGGAGTAGAGGAAGATATTCTCAGAGCAAAAACACCTGGTTTTATGAGAATGCTTACCATGTCGAACAGATTTGTAATTCCTGTACAGGCTAAGTTGTATAGTCCAAAGAGAGGAGAATAGTATGGCATATTCTTCTGGTAATAGATTACCTTTCGAATCAGCATCAAAACTAGGGCATCTTAATGTCATAGAAAGCGAGTGGGTTCAGTCTCTTATCAAAGATTTTGAAACAAACGATATTGGTGATTCGTATAACTATGAAAATGATATATGGGAGAGTTTTGATCCTAGCAATACTACACCGTTAAAGCAAATTTGGGTAGCAGATGGGTCGTATGTACCTGTGGAAGAGAATTATAAAGAATTGGCATTTGTAAAAACTGCCCTTATGACAGTTGAGCAGAATAAAATAGCCGGTATTGATAAGGAATATCCACACCCTCTCAAATTACAGGAAATAATGAAGGATAGTGCTCTTTTTCACGCAACAGTGTTTCCTTTAAGAAATTTGAGAAGTGTGAAGGGAAACATCTATGATACAGTTCGACATGTCATCTACGATTCAATGAGGAATGATGAGGATGGACAGTATTTTGAAACGCTCAAGTGGATTGCGTATAAGAAGTGGGATGGACAGAATAGTAGCTCTCCAAGCTTTGAGTGTCCACATTGTGACCAAAAAGTAGATTCAGGAATTCCGTTTGATCAGGATACTGGAATATGTCCGTTTTGTGGCAAAGAGATTCTTCTCACAGATATGGTTGGCTTTCATTTAGATATGAATGAAGATAATGCGCCTGCATCGGTTGCATCTTCATACATGCTTATCATGGAAATGCTGATGTTATTTACAGTTATCAGATTACAGTGGTCTAATCGGGATCCTAATCTTATCAGTAATACGCTATTTATGAAAGATGGACCAATGACTTTAAGCGGTCAGTATTCAAAGCTTGTCCCAAATATAAGAGAATTTTTGAACTATGCAAAAAACCAGGGAAGACCTTAATGGAACGCCAGACCTCAGTCAAGCCATTGGTGGAGGAATACTTTGCGTGGGTTAAGGAGTGCCTATCGAACAAGGTGGTTCCTCCGAAAGGAAAAACAGCTTCCGGACTGCAATACAGTGTAAACCAGGAAGAATACCTAAAAGTATTTTTAACCGATGGAGAAGTTCCCATAGATAACTCTGCCAGTGAACGTGCTCTTCGAAATTTCACCATAGGGCGTAAGAACTGGATGACGATAAATACAGTAAGGGGTGCCCAGGCCAGTGCAATAATCTATAGTATTACCGAAACAGCCAGGGCAAACAATCTCAACGTGTATTACTATATCAGCTATCTTCTCACAGAACTGCCCAAAATCATTGATAAAGATGGAAACATAGGACAATCAAAGCTGGAGCCACTCATGCCGTGGTCAAAAACACTCCCAGCTAATTGTTACAGCAAGCGCCGCCAATAAGCGGCGCTTAAAATTTACTAAGGGCATATGATTTGACGCTTACGAATAAAGCAGGAGGATGCAAGGGATGGTAAAAGTTTCAGTAATTTTAGTTATAGTAACAATAAATTATTTGATATTCCTTTCATTAGCAAAAGCTGCAGGACGAGCAGATAGAGAATTGAAAAAAATCCACAAAGCATGTTTCCTTCGGGAGGAGGAAATAAGGGGTGAGAATTTCAAAAGTAACAATTAAGTCTTCCAAAAAAGCTTCGAATAAACAATCAGACATAGATAAAGATTTAAAGTCTTGTATGAAATGTAAATTCTTTTGGGGCAACAATCATCAATGTTCATTGAAACGTTGCTACAAAGAAAAAAAGAAGCCATTAATACAGAACACAATTAAGAAAAGTGAATGTGATGGTTGTACATATAGGCAGTCAGATAGGTATTGCTTTCCGTGTATGAAAAAACTATTGGAGAAAAAATAGAGCTAATGAATTAGATTAGTAGTTTAAGAACAGGAGGTAGGTAAGCATGAATAATAACATAGAAGTAATTGGAATAGATCATGGATGGAGCCACATAAAGACCGTGACATCGGTTTTTTCAACATCAATCGAGGAAACCCATCACCAACATTTTTTAAGGATGTTTTAGAGTATAAAGGAAAGTATTACAACATTGGTGGTGAACGTTTGGAAGTAAAAAATACGAAGGATGAAAATGAAGATTTTTATCTTCTTACCCTAGCTGCAATTGCAAAGGAATTTTCAAAGAGAGGAAATGTTACTGAATCAAATGTGTATCTAGCAGTAGGATTACCACTTACAAGGTTTGGAGAAGAAAAGCAACCATTCATTGATTATCTTTCAAAGAACGAAGAAGTCTATTTTAAGTTTGAAGAAAAGGAATACCATATCAAAATTGTAAAAGTTTCTGTCTATCCGCAGTGTTATTCAGCAGTCACTGAAATGATACCGAATTTTCAAAGAAGGGCAGTTGTTGTTGATATTGGGTCATGGACAATTGATATTATGCCTGTAATCAATAAGAAACCGGATGACAGAAGATGCAACAGCTTGCCACATGGTTTGATTACCTGTATGAGAGATATCAATCGAGATTGCGTAAAGAATTTTAATTACGAAGTAGAGGAAGCAGACATTGAACATTATATTAGGTATCGTCAATTAAACAATGTTCCAGAAGAGGTATTAAAGCTTATGGATAGATATCTAATGAATTACGCCGATATGATAATCCGTTCCTTAAAAGAACTTGAAATCAATGTACAGACGACACCAATTATTATTGTTGGAGGGGGAGCAAGTGTCGTTAAGAATTACTGTAGTGTCAAGCTACCCAACATAGATTATAAGCTAGATATTAAAGCGAATGCGAAAGGATATGAAATGATGGCTCGAATAGCTCTGAAAAATGCAAGGAGGTAAGGTCGAATGGGAAAGGTTAAGAATAAGGATGATGTAATTCAGTATACGTTTCGTTTGAACCTAACCAACCAAGATCATCTAGCAATACATCAGACCTTGCAGAATTTAAATAAGGGAATCTATAAGTCACAGAATAACTTCATTACAGATTCCATTTTAAGAAATATTCGTAATTATACAAGAGAAGAACTATTAAGTGATGCTGCTTTGGAACAGAAGCACAATACTGAATATATTAAAAGAAAAGACCTGGAAGACTTAGAACAAAGAGTAACTGGGAAAGTAATGAAAGAGGTTGTGACTCTTCTTTGCTCCTCTCTTGCTGGAAGAACAAGTTTACCAGTAACGCCACAAAGAGAAGAAAAATCTGAGGCTATTTCAGAAAACGAAACTAGTGTTGAAGATGATGAAGTCTTATCTTCATTATCAAATATTTGGTCATAGGAAGGAGTGGACTAGCTATGAAGAAAATCTTTTCAGGAATAGGACTAGTATTGCTTACAATTCTGAAATGGATAGGTTTGATTATACTGGGAGCAGTAAGACTGATCTTAGAACTGGCAAAAGTTATTCTACTTCTGTTTGGTTTTGTTGCTAGAATATTCTTGGCTTTTGTGAGGGTGGGAACACCATAGAGAGGTGATCAAATGATAGCTGGAATAAATGCATACCGAGAGAAGCGCAGACTTATCAAGTATTTTTTTAGATTTAGAGCTGTAATGGTATAGAGGAAGGAGTAATATGCACTGGATACGGGATAAACCAAAACGAGGATTGTCCCGTGTATAATTTCATATCACCTATAAAGTGGAAAGGTACACGGTCAATCTGCCAATCCACTTTATGAGTGGATTGTAAAATAAAATTACTATTTGA
The nucleotide sequence above comes from Variimorphobacter saccharofermentans. Encoded proteins:
- a CDS encoding endo-1,4-beta-xylanase, which gives rise to MSSSLAHRKAVKKIRFIDIEGNALSNTLVHVKLVNHQFLFGCGSFDSLPATSEADMGQSNVNHDMKMPEKSFFEDRVNKWLEVFNFGTLPFYWGRFEPKEGEILTDSRMRAAKMLQKNHVKVKGHPLCWHTACADWLMDYDNATILQKQLDRIYRDVTAFRGVIDIWDVINEVVIMPVYDRYDNAITRICKELGRVRLVKEVFDAAKSANPDATLLINDFNLSESYRILIDGCLNAGVPITSIGIQTHQHQGYMGREKLEDILERFSVFGLPLHFTENTLISGDLMPKDIVDLNDYQVDEWPSTPEGEERQKKEWSEMYHILFEHPLVEAVTGWDFADGAWLGAPSGLIRKDNTIKPVYHELKRLIHEEWNTEGDLRTDENGNVILNGFKGEYEITLKGRMVNFTLDGNGDSKDDVIEITV
- a CDS encoding IS66 family transposase translates to MERQTSVKPLVEEYFAWVKECLSNKVVPPKGKTASGLQYSVNQEEYLKVFLTDGEVPIDNSASERALRNFTIGRKNWMTINTVRGAQASAIIYSITETARANNLNVYYYISYLLTELPKIIDKDGNIGQSKLEPLMPWSKTLPANCYSKRRQ
- a CDS encoding ParM/StbA family protein, producing the protein MEPHKDRDIGFFNINRGNPSPTFFKDVLEYKGKYYNIGGERLEVKNTKDENEDFYLLTLAAIAKEFSKRGNVTESNVYLAVGLPLTRFGEEKQPFIDYLSKNEEVYFKFEEKEYHIKIVKVSVYPQCYSAVTEMIPNFQRRAVVVDIGSWTIDIMPVINKKPDDRRCNSLPHGLITCMRDINRDCVKNFNYEVEEADIEHYIRYRQLNNVPEEVLKLMDRYLMNYADMIIRSLKELEINVQTTPIIIVGGGASVVKNYCSVKLPNIDYKLDIKANAKGYEMMARIALKNARR